Genomic DNA from Halobaculum sp. MBLA0147:
CGGAGTCCGTCGACCGGGCGTTCCTCTGTTACTTCGGCGACGGGGCGACCAGCGAGGGAGACTTCCACGAGGGACTGAACTTCGCGGGCGTGTTCGACACCCCGAACGTCTTCTTCTGTAACAACAACCAGTGGGCGATCTCGGTGCCCCGCGAACGCCAGACTGCCTCCGAGACGCTGGCCCAGAAGGCCGAGGCGTACGGCTTCGAGGGCGTCCAGGTGGACGGGATGGACCCGCTGGCCGTCTACAGCGTCACCCGCGAGGCGCTCCAGAAGGCGAAAGAGCCCGACGAAGACCAACTCCGCCCGACGATGATCGAGGCGGTCCAGTACCGGTTCGGCGCACACACGACCGCCGACGACCCCTCCGTCTACCGCGAGGAGGAGGAGGAGGAACGCTGGCGGGCGAAGGACCCGATCCCACGCTTGGAGTCGTACCTGCGGAGTCAGGACATCTTGGACGACGACCGCGTGGAGGCGATCGGCGAGAGCGTCGAGGACGAGGTGGCGGACGCCATCGACGCGGCGGAGGCGATGTCCGACCCCGGACCGGACCCGCAGTCGATGTTCGAGCACGTGTACGCGGAACAGACGCCGGAGTTGCGCGAGCAGGCGGCCGAGTTCGCGCGACTCCGCGAGGAGTACGGCGACGGCGCCTTCCTCGAGGAGGAGTGACCATGAGCACACAGGAACACGACACCGAGGCGACACAGAGCCTCACGCTGGTACAGGCGGTACGCGACGGACTCGAGACGGAGATGGCCGCGGACGAGGACGTGGTCGTGATGGGCGAAGACGTCGGCGCCAACGGCGGCGTCTTCCGCGCGACGGAGGGGCTGTACGAGGAGTTCGGCGGCGACCGCGTGATCGACACGCCGCTGGCGGAGTCCGGCATCGTCGGGACGGCCGTCGGGATGGCTGCGATGGGGATGCGGCCGGTCGCGGAGTGTCAGTTCTCCGGGTTCATGTACCCCGGCTTCGACCAGATCGTCTCGCACATGCCGCGGCTCCGCACCCGCTCGCGCGGGCGGTTCACCTGTCCGATGGTGTTGCGCGCGCCGTACGGCGGCGGGATCCGCGCGCCGGAACACCACTCGGAGTCGAAGGAGGCGTTCTACGCCCACGAGGCGGGGCTGAAGGTCGCCATCCCGTCGACGCCGTACGACACGAAGGGGATGTTGATCGCCGCGATCCGCGACCCGGACCCGGTCGTCTTCCTCGAACCGAAGCTGATCTACCGGGCGTTCCGCGGCGACGTGCCGGAGACGGACTACGAGGTGCCGCTGGGCGAGGCCGCGGTGCGCCGCGAGGGGACGGACGTGTCGGTGTTCACCTACGGCGCGATGACGCGGCCGACGATGGCCGCCGCCGAGGAGTTGGCCGAGGATGGGATCGACGCCGAGGTGATCGACCTCCGGTCCGTCTCGCCGCTGGACCGCGAGACGATCGTGGAGTCGTTCCAGAAGACGGGTCGTGCGTGCGTCGCCCACGAGGCCCCGAAGACCGGTGGGCTAGCCGGGGAGATCACCGCCATCCTGCAGGAGGAGGCGCTGTTGTACCAGGAGGCGCCGGTCAAGCGCGTGACGGGGTACGACGTGCCGTACCCGCTGTACGCGCTGGAAGACTACTACATGCCCAACGAAGCCCGGATCGCAGACGGGATCAAGGAGGCGGTGGAGTTCTAGACGATGGCACGCGAAGAGTTCAAGCTCCCCGACGTCGGCGAGGGCATCGCCGAGGGGGAACTGGTCAACTGGCTCGTCGACGAGGGTGACAGGGTCACCGAAGACCAGCCGGTCGCCGAGGTGGAGACGGACAAGGCGCTGGTCGACGTCCCGTCCCCGTTCGACGGGATCGTGGCGGAGTTGCTCGCCGAGGAGGGGGAGATGGTCCCCGTCGGCGACGTGATCGTCGTGTTCGAGTCCGACGAGCCCGAGGCGGACGACGCGACGGGCGGCGAACCGAGCGACGCCGGATCGGACGCGACCGACACCGGGGCGGACGCGGGCGGCGCGGACGCGGGCGGCGCGACGGGTGGTGCCGCGGGTGACGGCACCACGGCCGCGGCGGGCGGCGACGGCGCCGCCGAGACCGCCGACGCGGCGGAGAACGGCGGCGGCGAGTTGGACGTCTCCGACGGGCGCGTGTTCGCGCCGCCGTCGGCGCGACGCGCCGCACGCGAACACGGCGTCGACATCACCGAGGTCGAGGGGACCGGGCCGAGCGGGCGGATCACCGTCAACGACGTGCGCGAACACGCCGCGTCCGCCGGTGGCGACGACGTGGACGGGCCGAAGTCGGTCGACCTCGACAGCGGCCAGACGGTCGTCTCCGGCGACGGAGCGACGGGTGCCGACGGAGCGAGTGCGGCGAACGGGGCCGACGCTACAGGGACCACCGAGAGCGCGGGTGGTGCCGGTGCGGCAGGCGGTGCCGGTGGCGCAGCCAGCGTGGAGTCGGCGGACCGCGAGACGACACTCGCCGCCCCGGCGACACGACGGGTCGCGGAGGAGGAGGGTGTCGACCTCGACGCCGTCCCGACAGACGAGACCCGCGACGGCGAGGCGTTCGTCACCGCCGAGGAGGTCCACGCCTACGCCGAGGCCCAGCGGACGGCCCAGGCCGCCGACGCCGCGGCCGCCGGGAGCGCGACCGAGGCCGGCACGGCCGACGCAGCTGGTGGTGCCGGCGGCGCGACGGCAGGTGTAGCGGCCGGCAGCGGGGCGAGCGGGGACGCGAGCGGCGACGGCGTCGCGGACCGGGTGCCGTACCGCGGCGTCCGGAAGACGATCGGCGAGAAGATGGCGGAGTCGAAGTACACCGCGCCCCACGTCACCCACCACGACACGGCGACGGTGGACGACCTCGTCGAGACCCGCGAGCGGCTCGCGCCGCGGGCCGACGAGCGCGACGTGTCGCTCACCTACACCCCGTTCGTGGTGAAGGCGGTCGTGGCCGCGCTCGAAGAGTACCCGATCCTCAACTCCCAGTTGAACGAGGACGAGGAGGAGATCGTGATCCACGACGAGTACCACGTCGGGATCGCGGTCGCGACGGACGCCGGCCTGATGGTGCCGGTCGTAGAGAACGCCGACGAGAAGGGACTCGTCGAACTGTCGGCGGAGATCACCGACCTGGCGACGCGCGCCCGGAACCGGGAGCTGTCGCCCGACGAACTCCGCGGGAGTACGTTCACCATCTCGAACTTCGGCGTGTTCGGCGGCGAGTACGCGACGCCGATCATCAACTACCCGGAGACGGCGATCCTCGGGCTGGGCGAACTCGAGGAGCGTGCCGTCGCCGAGGACGGCGAGGTGCGTGCCGCGCCGACACTGCCGCTGTCGGTGTCGATCGACCACCGCGTGATCGACGGCGCCGAGGCCGCGCAGTTCGCCAACACCGTGATGGAGTACCTGGAGTCGCCGGAACTCCTCCTGCTGTGAGGTGACGCGGCAGGGACGCCGCGTCTCGACGCTCCTCACCGTCTGCCCCGTGAGACGGGTGAGCCCGTCGAGTCTCTGTCTGCCTCGTCGACGACGGATCGTGTGTCGCCAGGGCGTCGTCAGGCCCGTATTATTAGTTTTCTAACAGAAATTCTACCCTGGCTTACGCTAATCTTCTTCACAGTCGCGACACGAGTCACGGGTGCCGACACATGACCGACGACGAAGACGGAACCAGCAGACGGAGTGTCTTGAGACGTATCGGAGCGACGACTGTCGCGGCCAGTGGCTTCGCGGCGACCGCCAGCGCCACCTCGGGGTCGTCCGACGACGTCGCGCGAGTGAGTGACGAGGTGGTGCAGAGTGAGTTCGAACCGGCGGTGGCTCGTACCGTCGAGCGGCTGGTGGAGCGTGGAGTTCTGTCGGGCTCCGTCGACGTCGACGCGCTGCACGACGCGACCCGACGTAGCGACCGGTTCGCGGACATCGACGTACGTCGACTGCAGGTCGGAGCGGGAGGAGACTATCTCCAGGCGTCTCCGAGCGGTTCCTCCGAGGTCGGCCTGTTCGTGGACCGAGGCCGAGACGTCGCGTACGCGGCAGTCCGGGGAGAGGCTGGTGTCGAGATCCTGAGTCCCCAGTTCGACGACAGACGAGTCACGACCGCCGGGAAGTGTGGCACCGAGTGCTTCGACGACCCGACCTGTCCGCTCGACACTGGGTTCCAAGAGACGTACTACATCAAGGAACTCGACAGTTGTGTCCCGTACCTGACCGGCTGCGGTTGTCCGTGACGAGCTGACGCCGTCG
This window encodes:
- the pdhA gene encoding pyruvate dehydrogenase (acetyl-transferring) E1 component subunit alpha, whose translation is MSTLERDPTEDMVRVLDEDGGVVGDVPDLDEDELVEMYRQMRLARHFDERAVSLNRQGRMGTYPPLAGQEGAQIGSAMALAEDDWMVPSYREHAAAVVRGLPLRDTLRYWMGDERGNSVPEDANIFTVAVPIASQIPHATGMAWAHELQSESVDRAFLCYFGDGATSEGDFHEGLNFAGVFDTPNVFFCNNNQWAISVPRERQTASETLAQKAEAYGFEGVQVDGMDPLAVYSVTREALQKAKEPDEDQLRPTMIEAVQYRFGAHTTADDPSVYREEEEEERWRAKDPIPRLESYLRSQDILDDDRVEAIGESVEDEVADAIDAAEAMSDPGPDPQSMFEHVYAEQTPELREQAAEFARLREEYGDGAFLEEE
- a CDS encoding alpha-ketoacid dehydrogenase subunit beta — protein: MSTQEHDTEATQSLTLVQAVRDGLETEMAADEDVVVMGEDVGANGGVFRATEGLYEEFGGDRVIDTPLAESGIVGTAVGMAAMGMRPVAECQFSGFMYPGFDQIVSHMPRLRTRSRGRFTCPMVLRAPYGGGIRAPEHHSESKEAFYAHEAGLKVAIPSTPYDTKGMLIAAIRDPDPVVFLEPKLIYRAFRGDVPETDYEVPLGEAAVRREGTDVSVFTYGAMTRPTMAAAEELAEDGIDAEVIDLRSVSPLDRETIVESFQKTGRACVAHEAPKTGGLAGEITAILQEEALLYQEAPVKRVTGYDVPYPLYALEDYYMPNEARIADGIKEAVEF
- a CDS encoding dihydrolipoamide acetyltransferase family protein, which gives rise to MAREEFKLPDVGEGIAEGELVNWLVDEGDRVTEDQPVAEVETDKALVDVPSPFDGIVAELLAEEGEMVPVGDVIVVFESDEPEADDATGGEPSDAGSDATDTGADAGGADAGGATGGAAGDGTTAAAGGDGAAETADAAENGGGELDVSDGRVFAPPSARRAAREHGVDITEVEGTGPSGRITVNDVREHAASAGGDDVDGPKSVDLDSGQTVVSGDGATGADGASAANGADATGTTESAGGAGAAGGAGGAASVESADRETTLAAPATRRVAEEEGVDLDAVPTDETRDGEAFVTAEEVHAYAEAQRTAQAADAAAAGSATEAGTADAAGGAGGATAGVAAGSGASGDASGDGVADRVPYRGVRKTIGEKMAESKYTAPHVTHHDTATVDDLVETRERLAPRADERDVSLTYTPFVVKAVVAALEEYPILNSQLNEDEEEIVIHDEYHVGIAVATDAGLMVPVVENADEKGLVELSAEITDLATRARNRELSPDELRGSTFTISNFGVFGGEYATPIINYPETAILGLGELEERAVAEDGEVRAAPTLPLSVSIDHRVIDGAEAAQFANTVMEYLESPELLLL